In Odontesthes bonariensis isolate fOdoBon6 chromosome 22, fOdoBon6.hap1, whole genome shotgun sequence, one genomic interval encodes:
- the sdad1 gene encoding protein SDA1 homolog, with protein MSGRQNNKLPNNLPQLQNLIKRDPQSYVDEFLQQYRHYQSNVQIFKLQPDKPNKELADLAMFLAQIGHCYKQQLSTFPQELSNLLMSYHTVLEPDLRMTFCKALILLRNKDLIDPTGLLELFFELLRCHDKLLRKTLYTHIVTDIKNINAKHKNNKANTVLQNFMYTMLRDSNPMAAKISLDVMVELYKRNIWNDAKTVNVITTACFSKVTKILVAGLKFFLGKDEDDNNEGDSESENEGPSARDVMVRYSTGKKSSKNKKKMEKAMKVLKKHKKKKKAEVFNFSAIHLIHDPQDFAEKLLKQLEDSKERFEVKIMMMDLISRLVGIHELFLFNFYPFVQRFIQPHQREVTKILLCAAQSSHQLVPPEIIEPVIMTIANNFVTDRNSGEVMTVGINAIKEVAGRCPLAITEDLLQDLAQYKIHKDKNVMMSARGLIQLFRNLNPQMLHKRDRGRPTEASAEAKIKDYGELEARDYIPGAEVLEVEDEKKEGEEDQDGWESASLSDDDEDGEWVDVHHSSDEDTAEVVEKLQSIPAEERKAKAAAVSGSRLLTQDDFKKIRLVQLAKEVNGAPGKGQKRKIVDSDDEDNKGELLTLRNIEKLHKKPKADKETRLATAMAGRTDRKDFIKRHTKLNPHASTSNKEKRRKKNFMMMKHSEKVRTKGKRSFREKQLALRDTLLKKKKQYK; from the exons ATGTCCGGGCGACAAAACAACAAACTACCAAACAATTTGCCACAACTCCAGAATCTCATAAAAAGAGACCCACAGTCGTACGTTGATGAG TttttgcagcagtacagacatTATCAGTCCAATGTTCAGATCTTCAAACTGCAGCCGGACAAACCGAACAAGGAGCTGGCAGACCTCGCCATGTTTCTTGCTCAG ATTGGTCACTGTTACAAGCAGCAGCTGTCTACATTTCCCCAGGAGCTGTCTAACCTATTAATGAGTTACCACACAGTGCTAGAGCCAGATCTACGAATG ACCTTCTGCAAAGCATTGATTCTTCTGAGGAACAAGGATTTGATAGACCCCACAGGACTCCTGGAGCTCTTCTTTGAGCTGCTGCGATGTCATGACAAGCTGCTGAGGAAG ACTCTCTACACACACATTGTAACAGACATCAAAAACATCAACgcgaaacacaaaaacaacaaggcCAACACA GTATTACAGAACTTCATGTACACCATGCTCCGAGACAGTAATCCCATGGCAGCAAAGATCTCTTTAGATGTGATGGTGGAACTTTACAAAAGGAACATTTG GAACGATGCCAAAACGGTGAATGTCATTACAACGGCGTGCTTCTCCAAGGTGACAAag ATTCTTGTTGCAGGCCTTAAGTTCTTCTTGGGCAAAGATGAAGACGACAACAATGAGGGTGATTCAGAATCGGAG AATGAGGGACCGTCGGCAAGAGACGTGATGGTGAGATACTCCACCGGCAAGAAATCCTccaaaaacaagaagaagatGGAAAAGGCTATGAAAGTCCTCAAG AAacacaagaaaaagaagaaagcagAGGTTTTTAATTTCTCTGCAATTCATCTCATTCACGACCCTCAAG ATTTCGCAGAGAAACTCCTGAAGCAGTTGGAGGACTCTAAGGAGCGCTTTGAGGTGAAGATCATGATGATGGATCTCATATCCCGTCTGGTTGGAATCCACGAG CTCTTCCTCTTCAATTTCTATCCCTTCGTCCAGAGATTTATTCAGCCTCATCAGAGAG AAGTGACAAAGATTCTCCTGTGTGCTGCTCAATCTTCCCACCAGCTTGTCCCCCCTGAG ATCATTGAACCCGTGATCATGACCATCGCCAACAACTTTGTGACAGACAGGAACTCTGGGGAGGTCATGACTGTTGG TATCAATGCCATTAAGGAGGTGGCAGGCCGCTGTCCTCTTGCCATCACTGAAGATCTGCTGCAGGACTTGGCCCAGTATAAGATCCACAAAGACAAAA atgtgaTGATGTCTGCGAGAGGACTGATTCAGCTGTTCAGGAATCTCAATCCACAGATGCTGCACAAAAGGGACAGG GGGAGACCCACAGAGGCATCAGCAGAGGCCAAGATAAAAGACTACGGAGAGCTCGAGGCTCGAGACTACATCCCTGGAGCTGAGGTCCTGGAGGTGGAGGATGAgaagaaagagggagaggaggaccAAG ACGGCTGGGAGAGTGCCAGCCTCAGTGACGATGACGAGGATGGAGAATGGGTGGATGTTCACCACTCGTCAGACGAAGATACGGCAGAAGTG GTGGAGAAACTTCAGAGTATTCCAGCTgaggaaaggaaagcaaaggCAGCCGCGGTCAGCGGCAGCAGGCTCCTCACACAAGATGATTTTAAGAAAATTCGTCTGGTCCAGTTGGCAAAGGAGGTCAATGGTGCTCCGGGGAAGGGCCAGAAGAGGAAAATCGTGGACAGTGACGATGAGGACAACAA AGGGGAGCTGCTGACGCTGAGAAACATTGAGAAACTGCATAAGAAACCAAAAGCAGACAAGGAAACACGACTGGCAACAGCGATG GCGGGACGGACCGACCGGAAGGATTTTATCAAGAGGCATACTAAGCTGAATCCTCACGCCAGCACCAGCAACaaggagaagaggagaaagaagAACTTCATGATGATGAAACACAGTGAGAAAGTCCGAACTAAAGGCAAACGCTCCTTCAGAGAGAAACAG CTCGCTCTACGCGACACCCTcctgaaaaagaagaagcagtACAAGTAG
- the klhl8 gene encoding kelch-like protein 8: protein MAPGDVVPDHAKQLKPKEKRPANRAPKAECEPDGSFVFEAHEAWKDFHNSLRHFYEVGELCDVTLKVGSRLIPCHKLVLACVIPYFRAMFLSEMSEAKQELIEIKDFDGDAIQDLVHFAYSSKLTLTVDNVQPLLYAACILQVELVARACCEYMKAHFHPTNCLAVRTFAESHNRVDLMDMADRYACEHFNEVVECEDFTCVSPQHLRTLLSSCDLNIHSETQVYNAAVKWLKANPQHHEAWLDQIVSQVRLPLLPVEFLTGTVAKDEMIKGNLNCRDLMDEARNYHLHLSNKMVPDFEYSVRTIPRKHTAGVLFCVGGRGGSGDPFRSIECYSISKNSWFFGPEMNSRRRHVGVISVGGKVYAVGGHDGNEHLGNMEMFDPLTNKWMMKASMNTKRRGIALAALGGPIYAIGGLDDNSCFNDVERYDIESDSWSAVAPMNTPRGGVGSVALGSYVYAVGGNDGVASLSSVERFNPHLNKWTEISEMGQRRAGNGVSKLNGCLYVVGGFDDNSPLSSVERFDPRLHRWEYVSELTTPRGGVGVATVMGRVFAVGGHNGNVYLNTVEAFEPRMNRWELVGSVSHCRAGAGVAVCSSHVSQIRDVGQGSSNVVNCM, encoded by the exons ATGGCACCAGGCGACGTGGTGCCAGATCATGCCAAGCAGCTGAAGCCGAAGGAGAAGAGGCCGGCAAACAGGGCGCCAAAAGCTGAGTGCGAGCCTGATGGGTCCTTTGTCTTTGAGGCTCATGAAGCCTGGAAAGACTTTCATAACTCTCTCAGGCATTTCTATGAAGTGGGGGAGCTCTGTGATGTCACGCTGAAG GTTGGGAGTAGGTTGATACCATGTCACAAGCTAGTACTGGCTTGTGTTATCCCTTACTTCAG GGCCATGTTCCTGTCAGAGATGTCGGAGGCCAAACAGGAGCTCATAGAGATTAAGGACTTTGATGGGGATGCCATCCAGGACCTGGTGCATTTTGCTTATTCATCCAAACTCACTTTAACTGTGGACAATGTCCAGCCTCTGCTTTATGCTGCCTGCATCCTTCAG GTCGAGTTGGTGGCGAGAGCCTGCTGCGAGTACATGAAGGCCCACTTTCACCCCACCAACTGCCTCGCAGTTCGAACCTTCGCTGAGAGCCACAATCGAGTGGACCTGATGGACATGGCTGACCGCTACGCCTGCGAGCACTTCAATGAGGTGGTGGAGTGCGAGGACTTCACATGCGTGTCACCCCAACACTTGCGCACATTACTGTCCTCCTGTGACCTCAATATCCACTCAGAGACACAGGTGTACAATGCAGCAGTGAAGTGGCTGAAAGCAAACCCTCAGCACCACGAGGCCTGGCTGGACCAGATCGTGTCTCAG GTGCGCCTCCCCCTGCTGCCCGTTGAGTTTCTGACCGGAACGGTGGCAAAAGATGAGATGATCAAAGGTAACCTGAATTGTCGTGACCTGATGGATGAGGCCAGGAACTACCACCTACATCTCAGCAACAAGATGGTTCCGGACTTTGAGTATTCAGTTCGCACCATCCCCCGGAAGCACACTGCAG gggttctgttctgtgtgggcGGCCGGGGAGGCTCCGGTGACCCATTTCGCAGCATCGAGTGCTACTCCATCTCTAAGAACAGCTGGTTCTTTGGTCCAGAAATGAACAGCAGACGGCGTCACGTGGGCGTGATCTCTGTAGGAG GTAAAGTTTACGCTGTTGGGGGCCACGATGGCAACGAACACTTGGGCAACATGGAAATGTTTGATCCCCTCACTAACAAGTGGATGATGAAAGCCTCTATGAACACCAAAAG GAGGGGTATAGCCCTGGCAGCTCTCGGCGGTCCTATATATGCCATTGGGGGTTTGGATGACAACTCCTGCTTCAACGACGTGGAGCGTTACGACATCGAAAGTGACAGCTGGAGTGCCGTGGCCCCGATGAACACACCCAGAGGAGGGGTGGGCTCAGTGGCTTTGGGG AGTTACGTGTACGCAGTGGGAGGAAATGATGGCGTGGCCTCACTGTCCAGTGTGGAAAGGTTCAATCCTCACCTCAACAAGTGGACAGAGATCAGCGAGATGGGCCAGCGACGGGCCGGAAACGGAGTCAGCAAGCTCAATGGCTGCCTCTATGTTGTGG GTGGCTTTGATGACAACTCACCCCTGAGCTCTGTGGAGCGCTTTGACCCACGACTGCACCGCTGGGAGTACGTGTCCGAGCTCACCACCCCACGTGGTGGAGTCGGCGTCGCCACCGTAATGGGAAGAGTGTTTGCAGTAGGGGGACACAACGGAAACGTATACCTGAACACAGTGGAGGCTTTTGAGCCTAGAATGAACCG ATGGGAGCTCGTGGGTTCCGTGTCTCACTGCCGCGCCGGAGCCGGAGTCGCCGTGTGCTCGTCTCACGTCAGCCAGATCAGAGACGTCGGCCAGGGCTCCAGCAACGTGGTCAACTGCATGTGA
- the LOC142373344 gene encoding uncharacterized protein LOC142373344 has protein sequence MNRSVLLRLISFAALLICAQCQCREGWREHNDRCYLFSTEAKSWPEANAYCLRQHSNLMSIGDVQERLWMRTQLNSEIYWIGLNDRVVEGVWEWSDGSSFIEYISHWMLGQPDNFNDADCVQVAGDSSGYWKDENCDDKAKYICKYSNPNPTPQCDFANGWRSHGSDCYKLKSEIRKSWLAARHDCVQEGGDLVSITSLEENTFVTAAMDQSHLDLWIGLSTLKCNKISCQVEVGNSNFAWSDSNQGSYRHWGDDEPTVDAQVGSCAAIIKDTSVEFGDWRSHVCRYERPYMCKRPLNTICPPGWPGWLSFAGSCYWLVSNINLLTTWHEAFTKCSDMGAHLLIVNSQEEQFFINSKLPDFHQVDIPDIWIGLSDMDQDGSFRWVDKTEVKFSNYGAGWPKNTANTWDCGQIFTGNYDGKWETTNCFKSLGYICEMTGGINPKPTTTPVSHCDHGYLLYGDFCYHFESERVKNWHDAEAHCTSAQGHLASFHSLEDLSFLTAHMPGEAWVGLNDINVESQFVYTDGTPANLLPWGTNQPDNWQDNEDCALLTGMTHPDPGKLKDDFCTATKEYICKKAKGQGPPPQPPTSGPGWNDKCGSWMSDPFNDFCYLFNPISTRTWSEARTDCLNQGGDLVSITDPFEQAFIQGVIQQTPTGISLWTGGVNSITEGGWEWSDGSPFRYIRWNTGNPGGEDCLSILINDGYWNDDNCQNKRGYICKRRGRTPEPPPPHDGFITALVCQYSSAVLHCPHESVINIQSAFYGRKSEDICPHFDGSEGSCTVEGVLPMYRKACDNRPFCFAYAHAEVDPCPTVSKYLEIVYTCEQKVCLHGLGVEDRNISDFQLSASSSIGSFTPRNARLNGNSCWMPSGSPTSSWIQVNLIQTKKVTGIVIQGCPQNDHWITKFKIQHSMDGLTWTDYTADGEFFPGNMDRNTPDTQLLGTPVSANFIRIRPLEFNGQAGLRFDVLGCTPDYAIACATKPNFNLANDRMTVHCPAGCARSNYMVYGTSVYRGDSNICAAAIHAGVILNEIGGDCTLLKAAGQNFYAGSNRNGITSRQFDGDYNVSYTFADGELRCSGPDWYEFGEFCYKPFGDKKTWRDARTTCRNLGADLVSIRSMTEQSWLESYLYMATSDVWTGLNDLFVPGMFTWSDEHIVTFTYWAPGEPNNHIGFNEDCVEMSYQTGRWNDISCAELNTYICKMPKAHYPMPSVRPTVYGCPQGWDAYGYSCYWMEETARSWSDAKAFCKEQQDSFLLHIGDIYEQSHFTVALTGKTGLWWIGLRARGGAGGGVDYVWDNDLPLTFTHWDKDQPDNGDGTCVAMTTGQIGGFWDDKQCLEKHSFICEKLRPDITPPTKPPTPPPAQGCAVGWTAKPHFRNCYKLFHNVNWSMKKSWGAAHEDCATRGANLVSIHNQEEEEFLSLYSKGSSKWIGLKHNPIEGGYSWSDGTPLSHTNWGPGEPNNHEGREECVEMVSNANGSFSVWNDLNCDAHQDWICRITKGKNPILPPVPPSPEPAPDCGSNPGWRKNNNICYYYNDTDIVDFHTAMRRCYAEKATLVSILNKDEQAYVNSMVGTGEVSAAWIGMRMFGIANGQYMWVDLSPLTYTHWSPGEPNNANGEEQCVQMNRHQGGWNDANCGRAGAGYVCKKFPGDVHTPPPPTQPWEGNCPEGWMRFKDKCFMFKGKKNEAKANWSDARSWCVAQGAELAVIDNQYENDFVASYLKDLQRPTWIGLSDLLVENQYAWSDGVSPVLYTNWNEKEPNNAGGAEHCVALTHSHLVTGKWNDDACHQNHSFVCHRKKSSSIDPPPPTKSPCPDGYVSWYMNCYKLVEEPATWDAALAACKEQGGDLASIDMSYDQAFVAGVVLQGKADAWIGLRRKEDGSYMWTDGWPVFFTQWGPGEPSNIKDEGCVSMHASIWFHGTWNDTTCDQAKPYICKISSEKPPPTHSPGDGKCLPFWAPYGRHCYFVYDGKEGFSWPDARHYCQSIRTELVSIHSRAEQEFLRKLNYTKHHNVWIGLTRDRNFGWGWTDKTSLGFLNWAPGEPNEAFHPGDIAEENCVEMYHDGRWNDNNCLQKRGFACRHRQYYTTDDNKNPVFPTDGPSANGGVIAGAIIGAIVFFGLILGLLYYVFSVRGYKLSSLSLPTRTTSNIEVPAFVNPNFPGASDT, from the exons atgaATAGAAGCGTTCTTCTGAGGCTGATCAGCTTTGCTGCTCTCCTCATCTGCG CCCAATGCCAGTGTCGGGAAGGCTGGAGGGAGCATAATGACAGATGTTACTTATTTTCAACCGAAGCAAAGTCCTGGCCGGAGGCGAACGCCTATTGTTTGAGGCAGCACAGCAACCTGATGAGCATAGGTGACGTTCAAGAGAGG TTATGGATGAGGACGCAACTCAACTCGGAGATCTACTGGATCGGCTTGAATGACCGTGTTGTGGAAGGTGTCTGGGAGTGGAGTGATGGGAGTTCTTTCATAGAATACATATC GCACTGGATGCTGGGCCAGCCGGATAACTTCAACGATGCGGACTGTGTTCAGGTGGCCGGAGATAGCTCCGGATACTGGAAGGATGAAAACTGCGACGACAAGGCGAAATATATCTGCAAGTACAGCAATC CAAATCCTACCCCACAGTGTGACTTTGCCAACGGCTGGAGGTCGCACGGCTCCGACTGCTACAAGCTAAAGTCGGAGATAAGGAAGAGCTGGTTGGCAGCCAGGCATGACTGCGTGCAGGAGGGAGGAGACCTGGTGTCCATCACCTCATTAGAGGAGAACACGTTTGTTACAGCAGCAATGGACCAATCCCATCTGGACCTCTGGATTGGGCTCTCCACTCTG AAATGCAACAAGATTTCATGTCAGGTTGAGGTTGGGAACAGCAATTTCGCCTGGTCGGATTCTAACCAGGGGTCGTACAGACACTGGGGCGATGATGAACCTACAGT tgatgcacaggtCGGCTCGTGTGCTGCCATAATCAAAGATACATCTGTGGAATTTGGAGACTGGAGGTCCCATGTGTGCAGATATGAGCGTCCTTACATGTGCAAACGCCCACTCAACA CCATCTGTCCTCCTGGCTGGCCCGGCTGGCTGAGCTTCGCTGGCAGTTGTTACTGGCTGGTCAGTAACATCAACCTCTTGACCACCTGGCATGAGGCTTTTACCAAGTGCTCTGATATGGGTGCTCACCTGCTGATCGTAAACAG TCAAGAGGAGCAGTTTTTCATCAACTCCAAGCTTCCAGACTTTCACCAGGTTGACATTCCTGACATCTGGATCGGCTTATCAG ATATGGACCAGGATGGGTCTTTCAGATGGGTGGACAAAACTGAGGTTAAGTTTTCAAACTACGGTGCCGGCTGGCCCAAAAACACCGCAAACACGTGGGACTGTGGCCAGATCTTCACAG GGAATTATGACGGCAAATGGGAAACAACCAACTGCTTTAAGAGCCTGGGTTACATCTGTGAGATGACGGGTGGAATAAACCCAAAACCAACAACAACCCCTG TCTCCCACTGTGACCATGGATATTTGTTGTACGGCGACTTCTGCTATCATTTTGAGAGCGAGAGAGTGAAGAACTGGCACGATGCCGAGGCTCACTGCACCAGTGCGCAGGGCCACCTGGCCAGCTTCCACTCTCTGGAGGACCTGAGTTTTCTGACTG CTCACATGCCAGGGGAAGCTTGGGTGGGCTTGAATGACATCAATGTTGAAAGCCAGTTTGTGTACACCGATGGAACACCTGCA AACTTACTCCCGTGGGGGACCAACCAGCCAGACAACTGGCAGGACAACGAGGACTGTGCTCTTCTCACAGGAATGACTCACCCTGATCCCGGGAAGCTCAAAGATGATTTCTGCACGGCCACCAAGGAATATATCTGCAAAAAAG CAAAGGGACAAGGACCTCCTCCCCAGCCTCCAACATCTGGACCAG GATGGAATGACAAATGCGGTTCCTGGATGTCCGACCCTTTTAACGACTTCTGCTACCTGTTTAACCCCATCTCCACGAGGACTTGGTCAGAGGCTCGAACCGACTGCCTCAACCAGGGAGGAGACCTCGTCAGTATCACTGATCCCTTTGAGCAGGCTTTCATCCAAG GTGTGATCCAGCAGACTCCCACTGGGATCTCTCTGTGGACGGGTGGCGTGAACTCCATCACCGAGGGCGGCTGGGAGTGGTCAGACGGCTCTCCGTTCCGATACATCCGCTGGAACACAG GTAACCCAGGAGGGGAAGACTGCCTTTCTATACTTATTAATGACGGCTACTGGAACGATGACAATTGTCAGAACAAAAGAGGATACATCTGTAAGCGGAGAG GAAGGACACCCGAGCCTCCTCCACCTCATGATG GTTTTATTACAGCGCTGGTGTGCCAGTACTCCAGTGCTGTCCTTCATTGTCCACATGAAAGCGTAATTAACATCCAGTCTGCTTTCTACGGACGGAAGAGCGAGGACATCTGTCCGCACTTTGATGGATCAGAAG GCAGCTGCACAGTTGAAGGTGTCCTTCCTATGTACAGAAAGGCGTGTGACAACCGTCCTTTCTGCTTCGCATACGCCCACGCGGAAGTGGACCCCTGCCCAACTGTCTCAAAGTATCTTGAGATCGTCTACACCTGTGAACAAAAAG TGTGTCTACATGGCCTGGGTGTCGAGGACAGAAACATCTCAGACTTCCagctctctgcttcctcctccatCGGTTCCTTTACTCCCAGGAATGCCCGCTTGAATGGAAATTCCTGCTGGATGCCTTCAGGAAGCC CAACCTCAAGCTGGATACAAGTGAACTTGATCCAGACCAAAAAAGTAACCGGGATTGTAATCCAGGGTTGTCCTCAGAATGATCACTGGATCACCAAATTCAAGATCCAGCACAGTATGGATGGATTAACCTGGACTGACTACACAGCTGACGGGGAG tttttcccAGGTAACATGGACAGAAACACCCCTGATACTCAGCTGCTGGGCACGCCTGTGTCGGCTAATTTCATCCGCATccgtccactggagttcaacgGACAGGCAGGCCTTCGATTTGACGTTTTAGGATGCACACCTGACT ATGCAATTGCATGTGCCACCAAGCCCAATTTCAACTTGGCCAATGACCGAATGAC GGTCCATTGTCCAGCAGGCTGTGCCAGGTCTAATTACATGGTGTATGGCACGTCGGTATATCGTGGG GACTCGAACATCTGCGCAGCAGCCATCCATGCTGGTGTGATCCTGAATGAGATCGGAGGCGACTGCACTTTGCTGAAAGCTGCAGGACAGAACTTCTACGCCGGCTCCAACAGGAACGGCATCACCTCAAGACA GTTTGATGGAgactataatgtgtcctacacTTTTGCTGATGGTG AGTTGAGATGTTCAGGACCCGACTGGTATGAGTTCGGAGAGTTCTGCTACAAACCTTTTGGAGACAAAAAGACGTGGCGTGACGCTCGAACCACATGCAGAAATCTGGGTGCCGATCTCGTATCCATCCGGTCGATGACGGAGCAGAGCTGGCTGGAAAGCTATTTGTACATGG ccaccagTGATGTGTGGACTGGTCTGAATGACTTGTTTGTTCCTGGTATGTTCACGTGGTCGGATGAACACATAGTAACCTTCACCTACTGGGCTCCAGGGGAACCGAACAACCACATTGGCTTCAATGAGGATTGTGTTGAGATGTCGTACCAG accgGCCGATGGAACGACATATCTTGCGCAGAACTCAATACTTACATATGCAAAATGCCAAAAGCACATTACCCAATGCCTTCAGTCAGACCCACAGTGTATGGATGCCCTCAG GGCTGGGATGCATATGGCTACTCCTGCTATTGGATGGAAGAGACAGCCAGGAGCTGGTCTGATGCTAAAGCCTTCTGCAAGGAGCAGCAGGACAGCTTCTTGTTGCACATCGGAGACAT CTACGAGCAGTCGCACTTCACGGTGGCACTGACAGGAAAGACCGGTTTGTGGTGGATCGGACTGCGTGCCCGCGGAGGGGCAGGTGGAGGGGTGGACTACGTCTGGGACAACGACTTGCCTCTTACCTTCACTCACTGGGACAAAGACCAGCCAG ATAACGGGGATGGCACCTGCGTGGCTATGACAACGGGTCAGATTGGTGGTTTCTGGGATGACAAGCAGTGCTTGGAGAAGCATTCCTTCATCTGTGAAAAACTCAGACCTGACATCACTCCACCCACCAAGCCCCCGACGCCTCCTCCGGCACAGGGCTGTGCTGTAGGCTGGACGGCCAAGCCCCACTTCAGGAACTGCTACAAG CTCTTCCACAATGTGAACTGGTCCATGAAGAAGAGCTGGGGAGCTGCACATGAGGACTGCGCCACCAGAGGAGCTAATCTGGTCAGCATCCACAATCAGGAGGAAGAAGAGTTTCTGTCTCTGTACAGCAAAGGCAGCAGCAAGTGGATCGGCCTCAAGCACAACCCAATAGAGGGAG GATATTCCTGGAGTGACGGCACGCCTCTGTCACACACCAACTGGGGTCCCGGAGAGCCGAACAACCACGAAGGCCGCGAGGAGTGTGTCGAGATGGTGAGCAACGCCAACGGTAGTTTCTCCGTGTGGAACGATCTCAACTGCGACGCTCACCAGGACTGGATATGCAGGATCACTAAAGGAAAGAACCCCATCCTCCCCCCAGTACCCCCATCTCCTGAGCCAG CTCCTGACTGTGGCTCCAACCCCGGGTGGAGGAAGAACAACAACATCTGTTACTACTATAATGACACAGACATAGTTGACTTCCACACAGCTATGAGACGCTGCTACGCAGAGAAGGCCACGCTCGTCTCCATCCTCAACAAAGATGAACAAGCTTATGTTAACAGCATG GTGGGGACAGGGGAGGTGTCTGCCGCCTGGATAGGAATGAGGATGTTTGGCATTGCAAATGGACAATACAT GTGGGTCGACCTCTCTCCTCTGACGTACACTCACTGGAGTCCGGGTGAGCCGAACAATGCAAACGGGGAGGAACAGTGTGTCCAGATGAACAGACATCAAG GTGGATGGAACGATGCAAACTGCGGGCGAGCCGGAGCGGGTTACGTTTGCAAAAAATTCCCCGGAGATGTCCACACCCCTCCTCCACCCACACAGCCTTGGGAGGGCAACTGCCCTGAAG GATGGATGCGTTTTAAGGACAAGTGCTTCATgttcaaagggaaaaaaaatgaagccaAAGCGAACTGGTCTGACGCTCGGAGCTGGTGCGTAGCCCAAGGGGCAGAGCTGGCAGTTATTGACAACCAGTATGAGAATG ACTTTGTAGCTAGTTACCTGAAAGACCTACAGCGCCCGACCTGGATCGGTCTGTCAGATCTCTTAGTGGAGAATCAGTACGCCTGGAGTGACGGGGTCAGCCCAGTCCTGTACACCAACTGGAATGAAAAGGAGCCCAACAATGCcggaggagcg GAACACTGTGTGGCACTGACTCACAGTCACCTGGTGACCGGCAAGTGGAACGACGATGCTTGTCATCAGAATCACAGCTTCGTCTGCCACAGGAAGAAAT CGAGCAGCATCGACCCTCCTCCCCCAACTAAGAGCCCGTGCCCAGACGGCTACGTCTCCTGGTACATGAACTGCTACAAGCTGGTGGAGGAGCCGGCGACTTGGGATGCAGCTCTGGCGGCCTGCAAGGAACAGGGCGGAGACCTGGCCAGCATCGACATGAGCTACGACCAGGCCTTCGTTGCCGGGGTGGTTCTGCAAGGAAAAGCCGACGCCTGGATTGGACTCAGGCGCAAG GAGGATGGCTCCTACATGTGGACAGATGGCTGGCCAGTTTTCTTCACTCAGTGGGGACCAGGAGAGCCCAGCAACATCAAGGATGAGGGCTGTGTGAGCATGCACGCTTCCATCTGGTTCCACGGGACCTGGAACGACACCACGTGTGACCAAGCTAAACCCTACATCTGCAAGATCTCCTCAG AGAAACCCCCGCCCACTCACAGCCCCGGTGATGGGAAGTGTCTGCCATTCTGGGCCCCTTACGGACGCCACTGCTACTTTGTGTACGACGGTAAGGAGGGCTTCTCCTGGCCGGACGCTCGACACTACTGCCAGTCCATCAGGACCGAGCTGGTCTCCAttcacagcagagcagagcaggagtTTCTCAGGAAACTCAACTACACCAAACATCACAACGTCTGGATCGGCCTCACCAGGGACAGAAACT TTGGCTGGGGCTGGACTGATAAGACGTCACTGGGATTCCTCAACTGGGCTCCCGGTGAGCCCAATGAAGCCTTTCATCCTGGAGATATCGCCGAGGAGAACTGTGTGGAGATGTACCACGACGGACGCTGGAATGACAACAACTGTCTGCAGAAGAGAGGCTTTGCCTGCCGCCACCGCCAGT acTATACGACAGACGATAACAAAAATCCTGTTTTCCCCACCGATGGTCCCAGTGCCA ATGGAGGGGTGATAGCTGGCGCCATTATCGGCGCCATCGTCTTCTTCGGCCTGATACTTGGACTGCTGTACTACGTCTTCAGCGTGCGGGGATATAAACTGAGCAGCCTGAGCTTACCAACAAGAACCACCAGTAACATTGAGGTG CCTGCTTTCGTCAACCCAAACTTCCCCGGAGCATCGGACACATAA